The following are encoded together in the Acidovorax sp. KKS102 genome:
- a CDS encoding 5'-methylthioadenosine/S-adenosylhomocysteine nucleosidase produces the protein MGAVALAAMVSGCAAPAPGKTAVRMDDTPRIAVISAFAPELTVLLPQVQQPAKHSINGVEFTTGTLEGKPVVVFLSGISMTNAAMNTQLVLDRFNVSHVVFSGIAGGVNPSLHIGDVTVPAQWGQYMEWLMAREDQPGQYSAPAWMKSELTMPAFGMMHPRPVEVRSAAQPQLSKKFWFEADPKMLATARSLQNVGLEHCLAATCLKQRPQLVVGGNGVSGQAFVDNKAFREYAFKTFEANVLDMETAATAMVAHSNGVPYIAFRSLSDLAGGGEGENEMGTFMGLAAANSAKVLRAFLAAWK, from the coding sequence ATGGGCGCTGTGGCACTGGCCGCCATGGTCTCAGGCTGCGCTGCCCCCGCGCCCGGCAAGACGGCAGTACGGATGGACGATACGCCCCGCATCGCCGTCATCTCCGCCTTTGCGCCCGAGCTAACCGTGCTGCTGCCCCAGGTGCAGCAACCCGCCAAGCACAGCATCAACGGCGTGGAGTTCACCACCGGCACGCTGGAGGGCAAACCTGTCGTGGTGTTCCTCTCCGGCATCAGTATGACCAACGCGGCCATGAACACCCAGCTGGTGCTGGATCGCTTCAACGTGAGCCACGTGGTCTTCAGCGGCATTGCGGGCGGCGTCAACCCCAGCCTGCACATTGGCGATGTCACGGTGCCTGCGCAGTGGGGCCAGTACATGGAATGGCTGATGGCGCGCGAAGACCAACCCGGCCAATACAGCGCCCCCGCCTGGATGAAAAGCGAGCTGACGATGCCCGCCTTCGGCATGATGCACCCGCGCCCCGTCGAAGTGCGCTCGGCCGCCCAGCCACAGCTCTCGAAAAAATTCTGGTTTGAAGCCGACCCCAAGATGTTGGCCACCGCCCGCAGCCTGCAGAACGTGGGCCTGGAGCATTGTCTGGCCGCCACCTGCCTCAAGCAGCGCCCGCAACTGGTGGTGGGCGGCAACGGCGTGTCGGGCCAGGCCTTTGTAGACAACAAGGCCTTCCGCGAATACGCCTTCAAGACTTTCGAGGCCAACGTGCTCGACATGGAAACCGCCGCCACCGCCATGGTGGCGCACAGCAACGGCGTTCCCTACATCGCCTTCCGGTCGCTGAGCGATCTGGCGGGAGGTGGCGAGGGCGAGAACGAAATGGGCACCTTCATGGGCCTGGCAGCCGCCAACTCGGCCAAGGTGTTGCGTGCGTTTTTAGCGGCCTGGAAATAG
- a CDS encoding BMP family protein, with the protein MTTRRIFTGRLLCTSMALSAAMAMAPSLAFAQSKLKVAAIYTVPFEQQWVSRIHKALKAAEARGEIEYKASENVSNADYERVMREYATGGNQLIVGEAFAVEAAARKVAKDFPKTSFLLGSSGKPQAPNFSVFDNYIQEPAYLSGMVAGGMTKTNKIGMVGGFPIPEVNRLMHAFMAGAKEANPKVEFTITFINSWFDPPKAKEATFAMIDKGADVLYAERFGVSDAAKEKGKLAIGNVINTQEQYPDTVVASALWHMEPSIDRALKLVKEGKFTAEDYGPYSMMKHKGSELAPLGTFEKKVPADIVAKVKAKEADILAGKFTVKVDDSQPKSTAK; encoded by the coding sequence ATGACCACTCGCCGCATCTTCACCGGACGCCTGCTCTGCACCTCCATGGCCCTCTCGGCTGCCATGGCGATGGCGCCCTCTTTGGCCTTCGCGCAGTCCAAGCTCAAGGTCGCGGCGATCTACACGGTGCCTTTTGAACAGCAATGGGTCAGCCGCATCCACAAGGCCCTCAAGGCCGCCGAAGCACGCGGCGAGATCGAATACAAGGCCAGCGAAAACGTGAGCAACGCCGACTACGAGCGCGTAATGCGCGAGTACGCCACCGGCGGCAACCAGCTCATCGTGGGCGAGGCCTTTGCGGTAGAAGCCGCCGCCCGCAAGGTGGCCAAGGACTTCCCCAAGACATCATTCCTGCTCGGCTCCTCCGGCAAACCGCAGGCGCCCAATTTCAGCGTGTTCGACAACTACATCCAGGAGCCCGCCTACCTCAGCGGCATGGTGGCTGGCGGCATGACCAAGACCAACAAGATCGGCATGGTGGGCGGCTTCCCCATACCCGAAGTCAACCGCCTGATGCACGCCTTCATGGCGGGCGCCAAGGAGGCCAACCCCAAGGTCGAGTTCACCATCACCTTCATCAACAGCTGGTTTGACCCGCCAAAAGCCAAGGAAGCCACCTTTGCCATGATCGACAAGGGCGCCGACGTGCTCTACGCCGAGCGCTTTGGGGTGAGCGATGCCGCCAAAGAAAAAGGCAAGCTCGCTATCGGCAACGTGATCAACACCCAAGAGCAGTACCCCGACACCGTGGTGGCCTCGGCCCTGTGGCACATGGAGCCCAGCATCGACCGCGCACTCAAGCTGGTCAAGGAAGGCAAGTTCACCGCCGAGGACTACGGCCCGTATTCGATGATGAAGCACAAGGGCTCTGAACTCGCGCCCCTGGGCACGTTCGAGAAGAAGGTGCCTGCCGACATCGTCGCCAAGGTCAAGGCCAAGGAGGCCGACATCCTGGCCGGCAAGTTCACCGTGAAGGTGGATGACAGCCAGCCCAAATCGACGGCCAAGTGA
- a CDS encoding ABC transporter ATP-binding protein — MDSPTDPVLRLSGITKRFGKLVANDAISLTLARGEVLALLGENGAGKSTLMSILFGHYVADEGSIEVFGQPLAPGQPRAALSAGIGMVHQHFTLADNLTVLDNVLLGTEPLWQPFSRRSEARTKLLAVSQQFGLPVSPDAKVGSLSVGERQRVEILKALYRGARILILDEPTAVLTPQESEALFDTLAQMVAQGLSIIFISHKLGEVLRVSHRVAVLRQGKLVAEAPAQGTTQGQLAQWMVGHAIEAAERRPAKNVGDPICTLTNVSTAPAGRDRLNDVSLTLRAGEIVAIAGVSGNGQMALADVLCGVRNATTGQVTLRGAALQAGPAWLVSQGVARIPEDRHAVGVVGDLPVWENAVSERLRGPWFAHAWFRAFWVKRRAARQHAQRVAETFDVRGGGPDAPARSLSGGNMQKLILGRALMPPKDAAGNSAPAPQLIVAHQPTWGLDIGAVMFVQQQLITARDNGAAVLLISDDLDEVLALGDRVAVMHDGHLSAGRRAEDWTREAIGLAMAGAVS, encoded by the coding sequence ATGGACTCCCCCACCGACCCTGTCCTGCGCCTTTCGGGCATCACCAAGCGCTTCGGCAAGCTCGTCGCCAACGACGCCATCAGCCTGACCTTGGCACGCGGCGAAGTGCTGGCCCTGCTGGGCGAAAACGGAGCGGGCAAGTCCACGCTGATGTCCATCTTGTTCGGGCACTACGTGGCGGATGAAGGCAGCATAGAAGTCTTTGGCCAGCCCCTGGCGCCCGGCCAGCCGCGCGCGGCGCTGTCGGCGGGCATTGGCATGGTGCACCAGCACTTCACGCTGGCCGACAACCTCACGGTGCTGGACAACGTGCTACTGGGCACCGAGCCGCTGTGGCAGCCCTTCTCGCGCCGCAGCGAGGCGCGCACCAAGCTGCTGGCGGTGTCGCAGCAATTTGGTCTGCCCGTCAGCCCCGATGCGAAGGTCGGCAGCCTCTCGGTGGGCGAACGCCAGCGCGTCGAAATTTTGAAAGCCCTCTATCGCGGCGCCCGCATCCTCATCCTGGACGAACCCACCGCCGTGCTCACCCCGCAGGAGAGCGAGGCGCTGTTCGACACTCTGGCGCAGATGGTGGCGCAGGGCCTGTCCATCATCTTCATCAGCCACAAGCTGGGCGAGGTGCTGCGCGTGTCGCACCGCGTGGCCGTACTGCGCCAGGGCAAGCTGGTGGCCGAGGCACCTGCGCAGGGCACCACGCAAGGGCAGCTGGCGCAATGGATGGTGGGCCATGCGATCGAGGCGGCCGAGCGCCGCCCCGCCAAGAATGTGGGCGATCCCATCTGCACCCTGACCAACGTCAGCACCGCACCCGCTGGGCGCGACCGGCTGAACGATGTCTCCCTCACCCTGCGCGCCGGCGAGATCGTCGCCATTGCAGGCGTCAGCGGCAACGGCCAGATGGCGCTGGCCGATGTGCTGTGCGGCGTGCGCAACGCCACCACCGGCCAGGTCACGCTACGCGGCGCGGCGCTGCAAGCCGGGCCCGCATGGCTGGTCAGCCAGGGCGTGGCCCGCATCCCCGAAGACCGCCACGCCGTGGGCGTGGTGGGTGACCTGCCGGTGTGGGAGAACGCGGTTTCAGAGCGCCTGCGCGGCCCCTGGTTTGCGCACGCGTGGTTCCGTGCCTTCTGGGTCAAGCGCCGAGCCGCACGTCAGCATGCGCAGCGCGTGGCCGAGACCTTTGACGTGCGTGGCGGCGGGCCCGATGCGCCTGCGCGGTCGCTGTCGGGCGGCAACATGCAAAAGCTCATTCTGGGCCGGGCGCTGATGCCGCCCAAGGACGCGGCGGGCAACTCGGCCCCCGCCCCCCAACTCATCGTCGCGCACCAACCCACCTGGGGGCTGGACATTGGCGCGGTGATGTTTGTGCAGCAGCAACTCATCACAGCCCGTGACAACGGCGCCGCCGTACTGCTGATCTCCGACGACCTTGACGAGGTTCTGGCGCTGGGTGACCGCGTGGCGGTGATGCATGACGGGCATCTGAGCGCGGGGCGACGCGCTGAAGACTGGACAAGAGAAGCGATTGGTCTTGCCATGGCAGGCGCAGTTTCATGA
- the upp gene encoding uracil phosphoribosyltransferase translates to MSNVTVITPPLVQHKLTLMRKKDASTNSFRRLLGELSTLMAYEVTRDMPLQDVQIETPLETMTGKMIDGKKLVLVSILRAGNGFLDGMLNVVPGARVGHIGLYRDPATLQPVEYYFKMPSEMDERDIIVVDPMLATGNSAAACVDRLKKLNPRSIKFVCLLAAPEGVATLQKAHPDVPIFTAAIDRELNDHGYILPGLGDAGDRIFGTK, encoded by the coding sequence ATGAGCAACGTCACCGTCATCACCCCCCCCCTCGTCCAGCACAAGCTCACGCTGATGCGCAAGAAAGACGCCAGCACCAACAGCTTTCGCCGCCTGCTGGGCGAGCTGTCCACGCTGATGGCGTATGAAGTAACCCGCGACATGCCGCTGCAGGATGTGCAGATCGAAACCCCGCTGGAGACCATGACCGGCAAGATGATTGACGGCAAGAAGCTGGTGCTGGTCTCCATCCTGCGGGCGGGCAACGGCTTTCTGGACGGCATGCTCAACGTGGTGCCCGGCGCCCGCGTGGGCCACATCGGCCTGTACCGCGACCCGGCCACGCTGCAGCCCGTGGAGTACTACTTCAAGATGCCGTCCGAGATGGACGAGCGCGACATCATCGTGGTGGACCCGATGCTGGCCACCGGCAACTCGGCCGCAGCCTGCGTGGACCGCCTCAAGAAGCTCAACCCCCGCTCCATCAAGTTCGTCTGCCTGCTGGCCGCCCCTGAAGGCGTGGCCACGCTGCAAAAGGCCCACCCCGACGTGCCGATCTTCACCGCCGCCATCGACCGCGAGCTGAACGACCACGGCTACATCCTGCCGGGCCTGGGCGATGCGGGCGACCGCATTTTTGGCACCAAATAA